In a genomic window of Pseudomonas oryzihabitans:
- a CDS encoding SDR family NAD(P)-dependent oxidoreductase yields MTFWQRLEHPAHALVYGASGGLGLALCEQLLARDEIALVWACARQAEAHAELAELERRHGPRLRRLDVDVLNETDLLARLAGVSPRLDLLLCASGLLQGEQARAEKSLAQVAPAGLLESYLANAVLPILLIKQLTPLLKGHHPCQVAALSARVGSIGDNRLGGWYGYRMAKAALNQGLRCASIELARLNPESCVLALHPGTTDTALSRPFQARVPAEQLFTPSYAAERLLAVLAARTPAETGTFWDWQGQQVVW; encoded by the coding sequence ATGACCTTCTGGCAACGCCTGGAGCACCCCGCCCATGCCTTGGTGTACGGCGCCAGCGGCGGCCTGGGCCTGGCGCTGTGCGAGCAGCTGCTGGCGCGTGACGAGATCGCGCTGGTCTGGGCCTGCGCCCGCCAGGCAGAGGCCCACGCGGAACTGGCGGAGCTGGAACGGCGCCATGGTCCACGCCTGCGGCGACTCGACGTCGATGTCCTGAACGAGACCGATCTGCTGGCACGACTGGCGGGCGTCTCGCCGCGCCTGGACCTGCTGCTGTGCGCTTCGGGCCTGCTGCAGGGCGAGCAGGCCCGCGCCGAGAAGAGCCTGGCCCAGGTAGCCCCGGCCGGCCTGCTGGAAAGCTATCTGGCCAATGCCGTCTTGCCGATCCTGTTGATCAAGCAGCTGACCCCGCTGCTCAAGGGGCACCATCCCTGCCAGGTCGCGGCGCTGTCGGCCCGGGTCGGCTCCATCGGTGACAACCGTCTGGGTGGCTGGTACGGCTACCGCATGGCCAAGGCCGCCCTCAACCAAGGCCTGCGCTGCGCCAGCATCGAACTCGCCCGGCTCAACCCCGAGAGCTGCGTCCTGGCATTGCATCCGGGTACCACGGATACCGCCCTGTCACGCCCCTTCCAGGCGCGGGTGCCGGCGGAGCAACTGTTCACGCCGAGCTATGCGGCGGAGCGCCTGCTGGCCGTCCTGGCCGCGCGAACCCCGGCCGAGACCGGCACTTTCTGGGACTGGCAGGGCCAGCAAGTGGTCTGGTAG
- a CDS encoding YaiI/YqxD family protein, translating into MILWIDADACPRAAKELVCKFALKRKLEVVLVAGQPQIKPPFACVRLVVVPSGPDAADDHLVEQAQPGDLVICSDIPLADRLVKKGVAALDPRGQEFDERNMGQRLAMRNLMADLRDQGQMGGGQAGYGERDRQAFANALDRLITRLQRGAVG; encoded by the coding sequence GTGATCCTGTGGATCGATGCCGATGCCTGTCCGCGTGCCGCCAAGGAGCTGGTCTGTAAATTCGCCTTGAAACGCAAGCTGGAGGTGGTCCTGGTGGCCGGCCAGCCGCAGATCAAGCCGCCTTTCGCCTGCGTGCGCCTGGTGGTGGTGCCCAGCGGGCCGGACGCCGCCGATGATCATCTGGTCGAGCAGGCGCAGCCGGGTGACCTGGTAATCTGCAGTGACATCCCGCTGGCCGATCGCTTGGTCAAGAAGGGCGTGGCCGCGCTCGATCCGCGTGGGCAGGAATTCGATGAACGCAACATGGGCCAGCGCCTGGCCATGCGCAACCTGATGGCCGACCTGCGCGACCAGGGACAGATGGGCGGCGGGCAGGCCGGCTACGGTGAGCGGGACCGCCAGGCCTTCGCCAACGCCCTGGATCGCCTGATCACCCGGCTCCAGCGCGGTGCCGTCGGTTAG
- a CDS encoding putative bifunctional diguanylate cyclase/phosphodiesterase: protein MLNFSTLLPPGHQVFVANDYEGLLVVLSYLIASAAGYTALAMADWVTTSRSRRGSELAKLIGAIALGGGIWSMHFLAMLSFKVGIHVHYDPLQTLASLLIAIAVSYTVMHLIGRESLTVAQYLLASLAAGVGIAAMHYTGMLAMHSIAIQLYDPLLVVVSVVIASLASLAALLLAFRLRGRTGLRTIWLRLLGGLGLGFAIVSMHFTGMAALTLAVPIGFEPDGLAEVSQHLELGMAVALGTLFIILVGLLAAWAGERFHAQRLRLERVSTTLDQISLHDPLTHLLNGSSFIQTVDRAVSQARSGEQFALLMLDVDHFKRINDSLGHALGDELLVQVAQRIRAVLDDDLPLARYAGDEFSLLLPLGTRGDSQPLALRLLEQLRPPFELAGQRFAMTFSVGIAHYPQDGADAGQLLRSAGLAVGHCKRSGRNRSQRFANELQREADDLLSLEMDLRHALSQGGLHLAYQPIVDPDGHPVALEALVRWQHPTLGALSPERFVRVAEQTGLIADLDGWVMRQACADLAQLHREGYAELRVSVNCSALNLSDRLLPQAIARALQAEDLPPSALTIEVTENALMHSLNVAIELLDEIRGLGVRVSIDDFGSGYSSLAYLSRLPVDSLKVDRAFVRTIPNQHNDMAIASAIIAMAHKLGLKVVAEGVETNEQRHFLHTNDCDFLQGYLFSRPVPLAQLRSWLEQRPVAAA from the coding sequence ATGCTGAATTTCTCCACCTTGCTTCCCCCTGGCCATCAGGTATTCGTGGCCAACGATTACGAAGGATTGCTCGTGGTCCTGTCGTACCTGATCGCTAGCGCCGCCGGCTACACGGCCCTGGCCATGGCGGACTGGGTGACCACCAGCCGCTCCCGACGCGGCAGCGAACTGGCCAAGCTGATCGGTGCCATCGCCCTGGGTGGCGGCATCTGGTCGATGCATTTCCTCGCCATGCTGTCGTTCAAGGTCGGCATCCATGTGCATTACGATCCGCTGCAGACCCTTGCTTCGCTGTTGATCGCCATCGCGGTGTCCTACACCGTGATGCACCTGATCGGGCGCGAATCCCTCACCGTGGCCCAGTACCTGCTCGCCTCCCTGGCCGCCGGCGTGGGTATCGCGGCCATGCATTACACCGGCATGCTGGCCATGCACTCGATCGCCATCCAGCTCTACGATCCGCTGCTGGTGGTGGTCTCGGTAGTGATCGCCAGCCTGGCGTCGTTGGCGGCGCTGCTGCTGGCCTTCCGCCTGCGGGGCCGGACCGGACTCAGGACCATCTGGCTGCGCCTGTTGGGCGGCCTGGGCCTCGGCTTCGCCATCGTCTCGATGCACTTCACCGGCATGGCCGCGCTGACGCTGGCAGTACCCATCGGCTTCGAGCCGGACGGTCTGGCGGAAGTGAGCCAGCACCTGGAACTGGGGATGGCCGTCGCGCTCGGTACCCTGTTCATCATCCTGGTCGGCCTCCTCGCCGCCTGGGCCGGAGAACGCTTCCACGCCCAGCGTCTGCGCCTGGAGCGGGTATCCACCACCCTCGATCAGATCAGCCTGCACGATCCGCTCACCCATCTGCTCAATGGCTCGAGCTTCATCCAGACCGTGGACCGGGCCGTGAGCCAGGCGCGCAGTGGCGAACAATTCGCGCTGCTGATGCTGGATGTCGATCACTTCAAACGCATCAATGACAGCCTCGGCCATGCCCTGGGCGATGAATTGCTGGTACAGGTGGCACAGCGGATCCGGGCGGTGCTGGACGACGACCTGCCGCTGGCGCGCTATGCCGGCGATGAATTCAGCCTGCTGCTGCCGCTCGGCACCCGGGGAGACAGCCAACCCCTGGCCCTGCGCTTGCTGGAGCAGCTGCGCCCACCCTTCGAGCTCGCCGGGCAGCGCTTCGCCATGACCTTCAGCGTGGGTATCGCCCACTATCCCCAGGATGGCGCCGACGCGGGCCAGCTGTTGCGCAGTGCCGGGCTGGCGGTCGGTCACTGCAAGCGCAGTGGGCGCAATCGCAGCCAGAGATTCGCCAACGAACTCCAACGCGAAGCCGACGACCTGCTCAGCCTGGAGATGGATCTGCGCCATGCCCTCAGCCAGGGTGGCCTGCACCTGGCCTATCAGCCCATCGTCGATCCCGACGGCCATCCCGTGGCCCTGGAGGCGCTGGTACGCTGGCAGCACCCGACGCTGGGCGCCCTGAGCCCGGAGCGTTTCGTCCGCGTCGCCGAGCAGACCGGCCTGATCGCCGACCTGGATGGCTGGGTCATGCGCCAGGCCTGCGCCGATCTCGCCCAACTGCACCGTGAAGGTTATGCGGAGCTGCGCGTCTCGGTGAACTGTTCGGCCCTGAACCTGAGCGATCGCTTGCTGCCCCAGGCTATCGCCCGGGCTCTGCAGGCCGAGGATCTACCGCCCTCGGCGCTGACCATCGAGGTGACCGAGAACGCCCTGATGCACAGTCTCAACGTGGCCATCGAACTGCTCGACGAGATCCGCGGCCTGGGCGTACGGGTTTCCATCGACGACTTCGGCAGTGGCTATTCGTCCCTGGCCTATCTAAGCCGGCTACCGGTGGACTCACTCAAGGTGGACCGCGCCTTCGTCCGCACCATCCCCAACCAGCACAACGACATGGCCATCGCCTCGGCGATCATCGCCATGGCGCACAAGCTGGGGCTGAAGGTAGTGGCCGAAGGGGTGGAGACCAACGAGCAGCGGCACTTCCTGCATACCAATGACTGCGATTTCCTGCAGGGCTACCTGTTCAGCCGTCCGGTGCCGCTGGCGCAACTCAGGAGCTGGCTGGAACAGCGACCGGTCGCAGCCGCCTAG
- a CDS encoding DedA family protein — protein sequence MLQQFLHDFGYFALFLGTFFEGETILVLAGFLAFRDYMNIQTVILVAFCGSYAGDQLWYFLGRRHGRKLLARKPKWEAAGEKALAHIRRHPDLWVLSFRFVYGLRTVMPVAIGLSGYPPARYLILNGIGAIVWATVLGYAAYHFGAVLEGVLGNLKRYELMVLGGFVVIGLLLWLWRRSRAPKV from the coding sequence ATGCTCCAGCAATTCCTCCATGATTTCGGCTATTTCGCCCTCTTTCTCGGCACCTTCTTCGAAGGCGAAACCATTCTGGTGCTGGCCGGCTTTCTCGCCTTTCGCGACTACATGAACATCCAGACCGTCATCCTGGTGGCCTTCTGCGGCAGCTACGCGGGCGACCAGCTGTGGTACTTCCTCGGTCGCCGCCATGGCCGCAAGCTGCTGGCGCGCAAGCCCAAGTGGGAAGCGGCGGGGGAAAAGGCGCTGGCGCACATCCGTCGCCATCCCGACCTCTGGGTCCTGAGCTTTCGTTTCGTCTATGGCCTGCGTACCGTCATGCCGGTGGCGATCGGCCTGTCGGGGTATCCCCCGGCGCGCTATCTGATTCTCAACGGCATCGGTGCCATCGTCTGGGCGACGGTGCTGGGCTATGCGGCCTATCACTTCGGCGCCGTCCTCGAGGGCGTGCTGGGCAATCTCAAGCGTTACGAGCTGATGGTGCTGGGCGGCTTCGTGGTGATCGGGCTGCTGCTCTGGCTCTGGCGGCGCAGTCGTGCGCCCAAGGTCTAG
- the hemB gene encoding porphobilinogen synthase: MSFTPISRSYPATRMRRQRRDDFSRRLMREHVLTVDDLILPVFVLDGEGRREAIPSMPGVERLSIDLLLEEAAELVALGIPAVALFPVTPAERKSLDGAEAYNPDGIAQRATRALRERFPELGVITDVALDPFTTHGQDGILDERGYVLNDVSVEVLVKQALSHAAAGAQVVAPSDMMDGRIGAIRAALEDAGYHNVQIMAYSAKYASAYYGPFRDAVGSAANLGKGNKATYQMDPGNSDEALHEIAGDLAEGADSVMVKPGMPYLDIVRRVREEFRVPTFVYQVSGEYAMHMAAIQNGWLSDAVILESLLAFKRAGANGILTYFAKRAAQQLRQGPSRS; encoded by the coding sequence GTGAGTTTTACCCCTATCAGCCGCAGCTACCCCGCCACTCGCATGCGCCGTCAGCGTCGCGACGATTTTTCCCGTCGTCTGATGCGCGAGCATGTGCTGACGGTGGATGACCTCATCCTGCCGGTTTTCGTGCTGGACGGCGAAGGCCGTCGCGAAGCCATCCCCTCGATGCCCGGCGTCGAGCGGCTGTCCATCGACCTGCTGCTGGAAGAGGCCGCCGAGCTGGTGGCCCTGGGCATTCCGGCCGTCGCCCTGTTTCCGGTCACCCCCGCCGAGCGTAAATCCCTGGATGGCGCCGAGGCCTACAACCCCGACGGTATCGCCCAGCGCGCCACCCGTGCCCTGCGTGAGCGTTTTCCCGAGCTGGGTGTTATCACCGATGTCGCCCTGGATCCCTTCACCACCCACGGTCAGGACGGCATCCTCGACGAGCGCGGCTACGTGCTCAACGATGTTTCGGTCGAGGTGCTGGTCAAGCAGGCGCTGTCCCATGCGGCGGCGGGGGCCCAGGTGGTCGCGCCGTCGGACATGATGGACGGTCGCATCGGTGCCATCCGCGCCGCGCTGGAAGACGCCGGCTATCACAACGTGCAGATCATGGCCTACTCGGCCAAATACGCCAGCGCCTACTATGGGCCTTTCCGCGATGCCGTCGGTTCGGCCGCCAATCTGGGCAAGGGCAACAAGGCCACCTACCAGATGGATCCGGGCAACAGCGATGAGGCCCTGCACGAGATCGCCGGCGACCTGGCCGAAGGAGCCGACTCGGTGATGGTCAAGCCGGGCATGCCCTACCTGGACATCGTCCGCCGCGTCCGCGAGGAATTTCGCGTACCGACCTTCGTGTATCAGGTAAGTGGCGAGTACGCCATGCACATGGCCGCGATCCAGAACGGTTGGCTGTCCGACGCCGTCATCCTCGAGTCGCTCTTGGCCTTCAAGCGCGCTGGAGCCAACGGCATTCTCACCTATTTCGCCAAGCGCGCCGCCCAACAACTTCGTCAGGGGCCTTCGCGTTCCTAA
- the ppk1 gene encoding polyphosphate kinase 1, whose translation MSSQGFVETDLQQPATAESLGDAQETVALDGEAQQPAPVVEAPAAPAVPAANVDDSSLYIHRELSQLQFNIRVLEQALDESYPLLERLKFLLIFSSNLDEFFEIRVAGLKKQIAFAREQAGADGLLPHQALARISDIVHGQVERQYAILNDVLLPALAEQQIRFIRRRYWDTKIKTWVRKFFRDEIAPIITPIGLDPTHPFPLLVNKSLNFIVELEGMDAFGRDSGLAIIPAPRLLPRVIRVPEEVAGPGDNYVFLSSMIHAHADDLFPGMKVKGCFQFRLTRNADLSVDTEDVEDLARALRGELFSRRYGDAVRVEVVDICPKHLTDYLLKQFGLSESELYKVNGPVNLTRLFSITGLASHPELQNAPFTPTIPKLLQKKENLFNVLGKLDVLLLHPFESFTPVIDLLRQAAKDPNVLAIKQTLYRSGANSEIVDALVDAARSGKEVTAVIELRARFDEESNLQLAGRLQQAGAVVIYGVVGFKTHAKMMLILRRENGELRRYAHLGTGNYHAGNAKLYTDYSLLTADLALTEDVHKLFNQLIGMGKTLRMKKLLHAPFTLKKNLLEMINREAVAASEGRPAQIMAKINGLTDPKVIRALYKASQAGVKIDLVVRGMCCLRPGVPGVSHNIQVRSIIGRFLEHSRIYYFLNGGDEKLYLSSADWMERNLDMRVETCFPVEGKKLIGRVKKELEGYLTDNTQAWVLQEDGSYVRQSPTGNQNARSVQATLLERLASPVVNTR comes from the coding sequence ATGAGTAGCCAGGGTTTCGTCGAAACCGATCTGCAACAACCGGCCACCGCCGAATCCCTGGGCGATGCCCAGGAAACGGTCGCGCTGGACGGCGAGGCGCAGCAGCCCGCGCCGGTGGTGGAAGCGCCTGCCGCGCCTGCCGTTCCGGCCGCCAACGTGGATGACAGCAGCCTCTATATCCATCGCGAGCTGTCGCAGCTGCAGTTCAACATCCGGGTGCTGGAACAGGCCCTCGACGAATCCTATCCGCTGCTCGAGCGGCTCAAGTTCCTGCTGATCTTCTCCAGCAACCTGGACGAGTTCTTCGAGATCCGCGTGGCGGGTCTCAAGAAGCAGATCGCCTTCGCCCGCGAACAGGCCGGTGCCGACGGTCTGCTGCCGCACCAGGCACTGGCGCGGATCAGCGACATCGTCCATGGCCAGGTGGAGCGGCAGTACGCCATCCTCAACGATGTCCTGCTACCGGCCCTGGCCGAACAGCAGATCCGCTTCATCCGGCGGCGCTACTGGGATACCAAGATCAAGACCTGGGTGCGCAAGTTCTTCCGTGACGAGATCGCGCCGATCATCACCCCCATCGGCCTGGATCCGACCCATCCCTTCCCGCTGCTGGTGAACAAGAGCCTCAACTTCATCGTCGAGCTGGAGGGCATGGACGCCTTCGGCCGTGACTCGGGTCTCGCCATCATCCCGGCGCCGCGCCTGCTGCCGCGGGTCATCCGGGTGCCGGAGGAGGTCGCCGGGCCCGGCGACAACTATGTCTTCCTGTCGTCGATGATCCACGCCCACGCCGACGATCTCTTCCCCGGCATGAAGGTGAAGGGCTGCTTCCAGTTCCGCCTGACCCGGAACGCCGATCTCTCGGTGGATACCGAGGACGTCGAAGACCTGGCCCGTGCGCTGCGCGGTGAACTGTTCTCGCGCCGCTATGGCGACGCCGTGCGGGTCGAGGTGGTGGACATCTGCCCGAAACACCTCACCGACTACCTGCTCAAGCAATTCGGCCTCAGCGAAAGCGAGCTGTACAAGGTCAACGGCCCGGTCAACCTGACCCGGCTGTTCTCCATCACCGGCTTGGCCAGCCATCCGGAACTGCAGAACGCTCCTTTCACGCCGACCATCCCCAAGCTGCTGCAGAAGAAGGAAAACCTCTTCAACGTGCTGGGCAAGCTCGACGTGCTGCTGCTGCACCCCTTCGAATCCTTCACCCCGGTGATCGACCTGCTGCGCCAGGCGGCCAAGGACCCCAACGTCCTGGCCATCAAGCAGACCCTCTACCGCAGCGGCGCCAACTCCGAGATCGTCGACGCCCTGGTGGACGCGGCCCGTAGCGGCAAGGAGGTGACCGCGGTCATCGAACTGCGCGCGCGTTTCGACGAAGAGTCCAACCTGCAACTGGCCGGTCGACTGCAACAGGCCGGCGCCGTGGTCATCTACGGCGTGGTGGGCTTCAAGACCCACGCCAAGATGATGCTCATCCTGCGCCGCGAAAACGGCGAGCTGCGTCGTTATGCCCACCTGGGGACCGGTAACTACCACGCCGGCAATGCCAAGCTGTACACCGACTACAGCCTGCTGACCGCCGACCTGGCCCTCACCGAAGACGTGCACAAGCTGTTCAATCAGCTCATCGGCATGGGCAAGACCCTGCGCATGAAGAAGCTGCTGCACGCGCCCTTCACCCTGAAGAAGAACCTGCTGGAAATGATCAACCGCGAGGCGGTGGCCGCCAGCGAAGGTCGTCCGGCGCAGATCATGGCCAAGATCAACGGCCTGACCGATCCCAAGGTCATCCGCGCCCTCTACAAGGCCAGCCAGGCCGGGGTGAAGATCGACCTGGTGGTGCGCGGCATGTGCTGCTTGCGCCCCGGCGTGCCGGGCGTGTCGCATAACATCCAGGTGCGCTCCATCATCGGCCGTTTCCTGGAACACAGCCGGATTTACTACTTCCTCAACGGCGGCGACGAGAAGCTCTACCTCTCCAGCGCCGATTGGATGGAGCGCAACCTCGACATGCGCGTCGAGACCTGCTTCCCGGTGGAGGGCAAGAAGCTCATCGGCCGGGTCAAGAAGGAGCTTGAAGGCTATCTCACCGACAACACCCAGGCCTGGGTGCTGCAGGAGGACGGCAGCTACGTGCGCCAGTCGCCCACGGGTAACCAGAATGCCCGGAGCGTGCAGGCGACGTTGCTGGAGCGGTTGGCTAGTCCGGTGGTGAATACGCGCTGA
- the ppx gene encoding exopolyphosphatase, whose protein sequence is MQPSPAEPHELIAAIDLGSNSFHIVRARNSHGEIRILERLGEKIQLAAGLDESRLLSEEAIQRGLDCLRRFAQLIVGMPRGAVRVVGTNALREARNRAEFIQRAEAVLGHAVEVISGREEARLIYLGVSHSMPDVPGRRLVTDIGGGSTEFIIGQRFETLQRESLQMGCVSFTKRFFADGKITAAQYARAYTAARLELMNIDQGLREMSWNQALGASGTIRAVAMAIQAAGRGNGEITPDGIEWLKRKLLKQGDINLLTIDGVKPDRRAILPGGLAILEALFKALELQEMHLSEGALREGVLYDMIGRHSHEDVRERTLKALAERYHVDQRHAERVEKRALKSLAQVADAWNLTDENHAELLRWAARLHGVGLDIAHYQYHKHGAYLIEHSDLAGFSRRDQQALALLVRGHRRNIPLERLQELGPEGEPLLRLTLLLRFAILFHHIRHKSIPDVQLSAGERSLDVQFPDGWLAENPLTQADFELEAQWLERVGYRLSVC, encoded by the coding sequence ATGCAGCCTTCGCCAGCCGAGCCCCATGAACTGATCGCCGCCATCGACCTGGGTTCTAACAGCTTCCATATCGTTCGGGCCCGCAACTCCCATGGAGAGATCCGCATCCTTGAGCGGCTGGGCGAAAAGATCCAGCTGGCCGCCGGCCTGGACGAGTCGCGACTGCTCAGCGAGGAAGCCATCCAGCGTGGCCTGGACTGCCTGCGTCGCTTCGCGCAACTGATCGTCGGCATGCCGCGTGGCGCCGTGCGGGTGGTGGGCACCAACGCCCTGCGCGAAGCGCGTAACCGCGCTGAATTCATCCAGCGCGCCGAAGCCGTGCTCGGCCATGCGGTGGAGGTCATCTCCGGCCGCGAAGAGGCTCGCCTCATCTATCTGGGCGTGTCCCACTCCATGCCCGACGTGCCCGGACGCCGCCTGGTGACCGACATCGGCGGCGGCAGCACCGAATTCATCATCGGCCAGCGCTTCGAGACCCTGCAGCGCGAGAGCCTGCAGATGGGTTGCGTCAGCTTCACCAAAAGATTCTTCGCCGACGGCAAGATCACCGCGGCCCAGTACGCCCGCGCCTATACCGCCGCACGCCTGGAGCTGATGAACATCGACCAGGGCCTGCGCGAGATGAGCTGGAACCAGGCGCTGGGCGCCTCGGGTACCATTCGCGCGGTGGCCATGGCGATCCAGGCCGCCGGCCGCGGCAACGGCGAGATCACCCCGGACGGCATCGAGTGGCTCAAGCGCAAGCTGCTCAAGCAGGGCGACATCAATCTGCTGACCATTGACGGTGTGAAACCGGACCGTCGCGCCATCCTGCCCGGTGGCCTGGCCATCCTCGAAGCCCTGTTCAAGGCCCTGGAACTGCAGGAAATGCACCTCTCCGAAGGCGCCCTGCGCGAAGGGGTGCTCTACGACATGATCGGCCGCCACAGCCACGAGGACGTGCGCGAGCGTACCCTCAAGGCGCTGGCCGAGCGCTATCACGTGGACCAGCGCCATGCCGAGCGCGTGGAGAAGCGCGCGCTGAAATCCCTGGCCCAGGTAGCCGATGCCTGGAACCTGACCGACGAGAACCACGCCGAACTGCTGCGCTGGGCGGCGCGCCTGCACGGGGTCGGCCTGGACATCGCCCACTACCAGTATCACAAGCATGGTGCCTACCTGATCGAGCACTCGGACCTGGCCGGCTTCTCCCGCCGCGATCAGCAGGCCCTGGCGCTGCTGGTGCGCGGCCATCGCCGCAACATTCCGCTGGAACGTCTGCAGGAGCTGGGCCCGGAAGGCGAACCGCTGCTGCGCCTGACGCTGCTGCTGCGCTTCGCCATCCTCTTCCACCACATCCGCCACAAGAGCATCCCGGACGTGCAGCTCAGCGCCGGTGAGCGCAGCCTGGACGTGCAATTCCCCGATGGCTGGCTGGCGGAGAATCCCTTGACCCAGGCGGATTTCGAGCTGGAGGCCCAGTGGTTGGAGCGGGTGGGGTATCGGTTGAGCGTGTGCTGA
- a CDS encoding amino acid ABC transporter ATP-binding protein, translated as MPLLRVTALHKYYGDHHVLKGIDLTVEEGQVVAIIGKSGSGKSTLLRTLNGLESINDGVIEVDGEYLDAARANLRSLRQKVGMVFQQFNLFPHLTVGENVMLAPQVVKKTNKDEARALARQMLDRVGLAEKFDSYPDRLSGGQQQRVAIARALAMSPKVLLCDEITSALDPELVNEVLAVVKQLASEGMTLIMVTHEMRFAREVGDKLVFMHQGKVHESGHPQELFARPQTPELAQFIGQVAS; from the coding sequence ATGCCGCTGCTTAGAGTGACCGCCCTGCACAAGTATTACGGGGATCACCACGTCCTCAAGGGCATCGACCTGACCGTGGAAGAAGGCCAGGTGGTGGCCATCATCGGCAAGAGCGGTTCGGGCAAGAGCACCCTGTTGCGCACCCTCAATGGCCTGGAGTCGATCAACGACGGCGTCATCGAGGTCGATGGCGAGTACCTCGACGCCGCCCGCGCCAACCTGCGTTCGCTACGGCAGAAGGTCGGCATGGTCTTCCAGCAGTTCAATCTCTTTCCCCACCTCACCGTGGGCGAGAACGTCATGCTGGCACCCCAGGTGGTGAAGAAAACCAACAAGGACGAGGCGCGCGCCCTGGCCCGGCAGATGCTCGACCGGGTCGGCCTGGCCGAGAAGTTCGACAGCTACCCGGATCGCCTGTCCGGCGGTCAGCAGCAGCGCGTGGCCATCGCCCGCGCCCTGGCGATGTCACCCAAGGTACTGCTGTGCGACGAGATCACCTCGGCGCTGGACCCGGAACTGGTCAACGAGGTGCTGGCCGTGGTCAAGCAACTGGCCAGCGAGGGCATGACGCTGATCATGGTGACCCACGAGATGAGATTCGCCCGCGAAGTGGGCGACAAGCTGGTGTTCATGCACCAGGGCAAGGTGCATGAAAGCGGTCATCCCCAGGAGCTGTTCGCCAGGCCGCAAACGCCGGAGCTGGCCCAATTCATTGGGCAGGTGGCGTCCTGA
- a CDS encoding amino acid ABC transporter permease, producing the protein MMDFTLADILRSLASGLGLTLVLSLATFLFGGLASVLILLARTSTRRPLRLLARGYIELFQGTPLLMQLFLTFFGLSLLGLEVPAWLAAGLALTLFTSAYLAEIWRGCVEAIPHGQWEASESLAMTRFEQLRHVILPQALRIAVAPTVGFSVQVVKGTAVTSIIGFTELTKIGGMLANATYQPFTVYGLAALGYFILCYPLSLAARWLERRLHAAA; encoded by the coding sequence CTGATGGACTTCACCCTCGCCGATATCCTCCGCAGCCTGGCCAGCGGCCTTGGCCTGACCCTGGTGCTGTCGCTGGCGACCTTTCTGTTCGGCGGCCTGGCCAGCGTTCTGATATTGCTGGCCCGCACCTCCACCCGGCGCCCGCTGCGCCTGCTGGCGCGGGGCTACATCGAATTGTTCCAGGGCACCCCGCTGCTGATGCAGCTGTTCCTGACCTTCTTCGGGCTGTCGTTGCTGGGCCTGGAAGTACCCGCCTGGCTCGCCGCCGGACTGGCCCTGACGCTGTTCACCAGCGCCTATCTCGCCGAGATCTGGCGCGGCTGTGTCGAGGCCATTCCCCACGGTCAGTGGGAGGCCTCGGAAAGCCTGGCCATGACCCGCTTCGAACAACTGCGCCATGTGATCCTGCCCCAGGCCCTGCGCATCGCCGTGGCGCCCACCGTCGGTTTCTCGGTACAGGTGGTCAAGGGCACGGCGGTGACCTCCATCATCGGCTTCACCGAGCTGACCAAGATCGGCGGCATGCTCGCCAACGCCACCTACCAGCCCTTCACCGTCTACGGCCTCGCCGCGCTGGGCTATTTCATCCTCTGTTACCCGCTGTCGCTGGCCGCTCGCTGGCTGGAAAGGAGACTGCATGCCGCTGCTTAG
- a CDS encoding amino acid ABC transporter permease, translated as MAYQFDFQPVLAHTDLLLKGALYTLELTAVGGFFGILIGIVGATCRAWQLRPFAQLFGVYVELIRNTPFLIQLFFIFFGLPSIGIRIEAGQAAVLAMVINLGAYSTEIIRAGIQAIPRGQLEAAAALAMTRFETLRYVILRPALAKVWPALSSQVVIVMLGSAVCSQISTEELTFAANFIQSRNFRAFETYLLTTLIYLLMAIGVRQALHWLGVFFIVRRR; from the coding sequence ATGGCGTATCAGTTCGACTTCCAACCGGTGCTCGCGCACACTGACCTGCTGCTCAAGGGTGCCCTCTACACCCTTGAGCTGACCGCGGTCGGTGGCTTCTTCGGCATTCTCATCGGCATCGTCGGCGCGACCTGCCGAGCCTGGCAGCTACGGCCCTTCGCCCAACTGTTCGGGGTCTACGTCGAGCTGATTCGCAACACGCCCTTCCTCATCCAGCTGTTCTTCATCTTCTTCGGCCTGCCTTCCATCGGCATTCGCATCGAAGCCGGACAGGCGGCGGTCCTGGCCATGGTGATCAACCTCGGCGCCTATTCCACCGAGATCATCCGCGCTGGCATCCAGGCGATCCCGCGCGGCCAGTTGGAAGCGGCCGCCGCCCTGGCCATGACCCGTTTCGAGACGCTGCGCTACGTGATCCTGCGTCCGGCGCTGGCCAAGGTCTGGCCAGCGCTGTCGAGCCAGGTGGTGATCGTGATGCTGGGCTCGGCGGTCTGTTCGCAGATCTCCACCGAAGAGCTGACCTTCGCCGCCAACTTCATCCAGTCGCGCAACTTCCGCGCCTTCGAAACCTATCTGCTGACCACCTTGATCTATCTGCTCATGGCCATCGGCGTCCGCCAGGCGCTGCACTGGCTGGGCGTCTTCTTCATCGTCAGGAGGCGCTGA